From a region of the Syngnathus typhle isolate RoL2023-S1 ecotype Sweden linkage group LG12, RoL_Styp_1.0, whole genome shotgun sequence genome:
- the plpp1a gene encoding phospholipid phosphatase 1 isoform X2 gives MFETRGIPFVVLDLVCLVLVGLPFAILTSQHKPFRRGFFCNDESIKYPLKEDTISYQLLGGVMIPLTILTMIFGECLCVYLKRLQSKSSYGSYVARVYKAVGTFLFGAAMSQSLTDIAKYSIGRLRPHFLDVCKPNWNCSAGVYVENFACTGNPTMVNEGRLSFYSGHSSFSMYCMLFLALYLQARLRAEWARLLRPTIQFFLIAASVYTGLSRVSDYKHHWSDVLTGLLQGALMAILVVFFVSDFFKQPREARKEADIPHTSLQESPTNGNHFESPN, from the exons ATGTTCGAGACAAGAGGAATCCCCTTCGTCGTTCTCGACCTCGTCTGCCTTGTTTTAG TTGGACTCCCGTTTGCAATACTCACCTCGCAACACAAACCGTTCCGCCGAGGCTTTTTCTGTAACGATGAGTCAATCAAGTACCCGCTTAAAGAGGACACCATTTCCTATCAGTTGTTAGGAGGTGTCATGATTCCTCTCACAATACTCACT ATGATATTCGGCGAGTGCCTGTGCGTGTACCTCAAGCGTCTGCAGTCCAAGTCGTCGTACGGCAGCTACGTGGCACGCGTCTACAAGGCGGTGGGCACCTTCCTGTTCGGCGCCGCCATGAGCCAGTCGCTCACCGACATCGCCAAGTATTCCATCGGCCGTCTCCGGCCGCACTTCCTTGACGTGTGCAAGCCCAACTGGAATTGTTCTGCGGGCGTCTACGTGGAGAATTTTGCCTGCACCGGAAATCCCACCATGGTCAATGAGGGCAG GTTGTCTTTCTATTCCGGCCACTCTTCCTTCTCTATGTACTGCATGCTGTTTCTGGCG CTGTACCTGCAGGCCCGTCTGCGCGCAGAGTGGGCTCGCCTGTTGAGGCCCACAATCCAGTTTTTCCTGATTGCCGCCTCAGTGTACACGGGGTTGTCACGTGTGTCTGACTATAAGCATCACTGGAGCGACGTTCTCACCGGCCTCCTACAGGGGGCGCTCATGGCAATCCTAGTG GTGTTTTTCGTGTCCGACTTTTTCAAGCAGCCCCGGGAGGCCCGCAAGGAGGCCGACATCCCCCACACCAGCCTCCAGGAGAGCCCCACTAACGGAAACCACTTCGAAAGCCCGAACTGA
- the plpp1a gene encoding phospholipid phosphatase 1 isoform X1 has protein sequence MFETRGIPFVVLDLVCLVLGGLPLAAFNLGKIRPYQRGFFCSDDSIKYPFHHSTVTSTVLYTVGFSLPISCMIFGECLCVYLKRLQSKSSYGSYVARVYKAVGTFLFGAAMSQSLTDIAKYSIGRLRPHFLDVCKPNWNCSAGVYVENFACTGNPTMVNEGRLSFYSGHSSFSMYCMLFLALYLQARLRAEWARLLRPTIQFFLIAASVYTGLSRVSDYKHHWSDVLTGLLQGALMAILVVFFVSDFFKQPREARKEADIPHTSLQESPTNGNHFESPN, from the exons ATGTTCGAGACAAGAGGAATCCCCTTCGTCGTTCTCGACCTCGTCTGCCTTGTTTTAG GAGGCCTGCCCCTGGCGGCCTTCAACCTGGGTAAGATCCGTCCCTACCAGAGGGGCTTTTTCTGTAGCGACGACAGCATCAAGTACCctttccaccacagcaccgtcaccTCCACCGTGCTCTACACGGTGGGCTTCTCGCTGCCCATTAGCTGC ATGATATTCGGCGAGTGCCTGTGCGTGTACCTCAAGCGTCTGCAGTCCAAGTCGTCGTACGGCAGCTACGTGGCACGCGTCTACAAGGCGGTGGGCACCTTCCTGTTCGGCGCCGCCATGAGCCAGTCGCTCACCGACATCGCCAAGTATTCCATCGGCCGTCTCCGGCCGCACTTCCTTGACGTGTGCAAGCCCAACTGGAATTGTTCTGCGGGCGTCTACGTGGAGAATTTTGCCTGCACCGGAAATCCCACCATGGTCAATGAGGGCAG GTTGTCTTTCTATTCCGGCCACTCTTCCTTCTCTATGTACTGCATGCTGTTTCTGGCG CTGTACCTGCAGGCCCGTCTGCGCGCAGAGTGGGCTCGCCTGTTGAGGCCCACAATCCAGTTTTTCCTGATTGCCGCCTCAGTGTACACGGGGTTGTCACGTGTGTCTGACTATAAGCATCACTGGAGCGACGTTCTCACCGGCCTCCTACAGGGGGCGCTCATGGCAATCCTAGTG GTGTTTTTCGTGTCCGACTTTTTCAAGCAGCCCCGGGAGGCCCGCAAGGAGGCCGACATCCCCCACACCAGCCTCCAGGAGAGCCCCACTAACGGAAACCACTTCGAAAGCCCGAACTGA
- the mtrex gene encoding exosome RNA helicase MTR4: MADTFGDLFSVFDDEQKPTTSKNLPASVALDTVNAAGLNNDTDARSSGKSKRESPDSDGGEELGIGKKARLDTVAANDLNLAEFMPKVKVEPVETAEGCSHEVALPASDEYKPLRPRVGNAAKEYPFILDPFQQEAILCLDNNQSVLVSAHTSAGKTVCAEYAVALALREKQRVIFTSPIKALSNQKYREMYEEFQDVGLMTGDVTINPTASCLVMTTEILRSMLYRGSEIMREVAWVVFDEIHYMRDAERGVVWEETIILLPDNVHYVFLSATIPNARQFAEWICHLHKQPCHVVYTDYRPTPLQHYIFPAGGDGLHLVVDENGDFREDNFNTAMQVLRDSGDSGSANAGGKWDPKGRKGGTKGPSSVFKIVKMIMERNFQPVIIFSFSKKECEAYALQVAKLDFNKEEEKRLVEEVFNNAVDCLSDEDKRLPQVEHVLPLLKRGIGIHHGGLLPILKETIEILFSEGLIKALFATETFAMGINMPARTVLFTSARKFDGKNHRFITSGEYIQMSGRAGRRGMDDRGIVIFMADEKMSPSVGKQLLKGSADPLNSAFHLTYNMVLNLLRVEEINPEYMLEKSFYQFQHYRALPGVVERIKKLETEYHAIRIPNEESVVTYFKIRQQLAKLGKEILEFIHKPKYCLPFLQPGRLVKVKNEDADFGWGVVVNFSKKANVKISTDAEPLFVAEVLLHCSKDSVKEAATEAAKPAAPGTTGEMQVVPVMLHLLTAISSVRLYIPKDLRPLDNRQLLLKSIQEVQKRFPDGIPVLDPVDDMGIKDAGLKKVIQKVEAFEHRMYSHPLHSDPNLESVYSLCEKKALIAGDVRTAKRELKKARTVLQMDKLKCRKRVLRRLGFASPSDVIEVKGRVACEISSADELLLTEMVFNGLFNDLTVEQVTALLSCFVFQENASEMPKLTEQLAAPLRQMQECAKRIAKVSADAKLDVDEDAYLNSFKPHLMDVVFAWANGATFAQICKMTDVFEGSIIRCMRRLEEVLRQMCSAAKAIGNTELENKFAEGITKIKRDIVFAASLYL; the protein is encoded by the exons ATGGCGGATACCTTCGGAGATTTATTCAGCGTATTTGACGACGAACAAAAGCCAACTACGAGCAAGAACTTGCCGGCCTCTGTCGCTCTTGACACAGT GAATGCAGCAGGGTTAAACAATGACACAGATGCTCGCTCGTCTGGCAAGTCCAAGAGGGAGTCGCCGGATAGTGATGGAGGAGAGGAGCTGGGCATCGGGAAGAAAGCTCGCCTTGACACGGTCGCTGCCAATGACTTAAA TCTTGCAGAATTTATGCCCAAAGTCAAAGTGGAGCCAGTGGAGACAGCGGAGGGCTGCTCACATGAG GTTGCTCTGCCTGCCAGTGATGAATATAAACCTCTCAGACCTCGAGTTGGAAATGCCGCAAAG GAGTACCCATTCATCCTGGATCCCTTCCAGCAGGAGGCCATTTTGTGCCTCGACAACAACCAGTCGGTGCTCGTCTCTGCGCACACCTCGGCCGGCAAGACTGTCTGCGCCGA GTATGCCGTTGCGCTGGCCCTCCGCGAGAAGCAGCGTGTCATCTTCACCAGCCCCATCAAAGCGCTGTCCAATCAGAAGTATCGGGAGATGTACGAGGAGTTTCAAGACGTGGGCCTGATGACCGGCGACGTCACCATCAACCCCACCGCCTCTTGCCTCGTCATGACGACAGAG ATCCTGAGGAGCATGCTGTACCGTGGCTCAGAGATCATGAGGGAAGTGGCCTGGGTGGTCTTTGACGAGATCCACTACATGAGAGATGCCG AACGTGGCGTGGTTTGGGAGGAAACCATCATTCTGCTTCCCGACAACGTGCATTACGTCTTCCTGTCGGCCACCATCCCCAACGCTAGGCAATTTGCTGAGTGGATATGTCACCTTCATAAGCAG CCGTGCCATGTGGTGTACACAGACTACCGACCGACACCGCTGCAGCACTACattttcccagcagggggcgacGGACTCCACCTTGTGGTGGATGAGAAC GGGGACTTCCGGGAAGATAACTTCAATACGGCCATGCAGGTTTTGAGAGACTCTGGGGATTCTGGGAGTGCCAATGCGGGTGGCAAGTGGGACCCCAAAGGACGCAAAGGGGGAACAAAAG GTCCGTCCAGCGTGTTCAAGATCGTGAAGATGATCATGGAGAGGAACTTCCAGCCTGTCATCATTTTCAGCTTCAGCAAGAAGGAATGCGAGGCATATGCTTTGCAGGTGGCCAAGCTGGATTTTAACAAGG AAGAGGAGAAGCGTCTCGTGGAGGAAGTCTTCAACAACGCGGTGGACTGCCTGTCAGATGAGGACAAGAGGCTCCCTCAG GTGGAGCACGTGCTGCCGCTGTTGAAGAGAGGAATCGGCATCCATCACGGCGGTCTTCTGCCCATCCTGAAGGAGACCATCGAAATCCTCTTCTCGGAAGGCCTGATCAAG GCACTGTTTGCCACCGAGACATTCGCCATGGGTATCAACATGCCGGCGCGCACTGTGCTGTTCACCAGCGCCCGCAAGTTTGATGGCAAGAATCACCGCTTT ATCACCTCAGGCGAATACATCCAGATGTCAGGGCGTGCTGGCAGGAGAGGAATGGATGACAGAGGCATTGTTATTTTCATGGCGGACGAGAAAATGAGTCCGTCTGTGGGCAAACAGCTCCTCAAG GGCTCGGCAGACCCACTGAACAGCGCCTTCCACCTGACGTACAACATGGTGCTCAACCTGCTGCGTGTGGAGGAGATCAACCCCGAGTACATGCTGGAGAAATCCTTCTACCAGTTCCAGCACTACCGAGCGCTCCCCGGCGTCGTCGAGA GAATTAAGAAGCTGGAGACGGAGTACCACGCTATCAGGATCCCCAACGAGGAGAGCGTGGTGACCTACTTCAAGATCCGCCAGCAACTGGCCAAACTGGGGAAGGAAATCCTGGAGTTCATCCACAAGCCCAAATACTGCTTGCCCTTCCTGCAACCCGGGCGCCTCGTCAAG GTGAAAAATGAAGACGCAGACTTCGGCTGGGGCGTGGTGGTCAACTTCTCCAAGAAGGCAAACGTGAAG ATCAGCACAGACGCCGAgccgctctttgtggccgaggTGTTGCTGCACTGCAGCAAGGATAGCGTCAAGGAGGCGGCCACGGAAGCGGCCAAACCCGCCGCGCCGGGTACGACTGGAGAGATGCAG GTGGTCCCCGTGATGCTTCACTTGCTGACGGCCATCAGCTCTGTGCGTCTTTACATCCCCAAAGACTTGAGACCCTTGGACAACCGCCAGCTCTTGCTCAAGTCCATCCAG GAAGTGCAAAAGCGCTTCCCAGACGGCATCCCCGTCCTGGACCCCGTGGACGACATGGGCATCAAGGACGCCGGGCTGAAGAAGGTGATCCAGAAGGTGGAGGCCTTCGAGCACCGAATGTACTCTCACCCGCTGCACAGCGACCCCAACCTGGAGTCCGTCTACTCGCTCTGTGAAAAGAAAGCTCTG ATCGCGGGTGACGTTCGCACGGCCAAGCGCGAGCTGAAGAAGGCTCGCACCGTGCTGCAGATGGACAAGCTCAAGTGCCGGAAGCGAGTGCTACGACGCCTCGGCTTCGCCAGCCCTTCCGACGTCATCGAGGTGAAGGGACGAGTGGCTTGTGAGATCAGCAG CGCTGACGAGCTTCTGCTGACAGAGATGGTCTTCAACGGCCTCTTCAACGACCTGACGGTGGAACAAGTCACCGCGCTGCTCTCCTGCTTCGTCTTCCAGGAAAAT GCCAGCGAGATGCCAAAACTGACTGAGCAACTAGCAGCCCCCCTCAGACAAATGCAG GAGTGCGCCAAGCGCATCGCTAAGGtgtcggccgacgccaagctgGACGTGGACGAGGACGCCTACCTAAACTCGTTCAAGCCTCACCTCATGGACGTGGTCTTTGCGTGGGCCAACGGCGCCACCTTTGCGCAGATCTGCAAGATGACCGACGTTTTCGAAG GAAGCATCATCCGCTGCATGCGGCGTCTGGAAGAAGTGCTACGGCAAATGTGCTCGGCCGCCAAAGCCATCGGCAACACGGAGCTTGAGAATAAGTTTGCAGAAG GAATCACAAAGATTAAGAGGGACATTGTGTTTGCTGCCAGTCTCTATTTGTAA
- the dhx29 gene encoding ATP-dependent RNA helicase DHX29, producing MGGKKKKSTPPVVAVTAGTPAASGRASVPTVGNGATDEPKKQPGSSKLSKAAKDNKPKGPKTYSLTNTAQVDTGGVTDKSILKVSIQADLEKKIIKLINDFRQEIGDKGPVSGRLTNKKLLDLYTALQKFNFKREHIEEAMKSSVLYGGDLHSALDWLCLNLRDEELPEGFSQQMQEESQRSRPKFQPPARPRTPSPELPKTPPSKDTSKACVKDDDARMKDWILRYAEQSSDDDDEEEGEGEKISQRNPELDQKFDPNDRYLILTAQLYDAKEMAMAAKTKGDKAAQRMAQDRIRIIQQEMKPLESHPVFNPAIKVVEAPQKEKMTPSGNQDKDEIGFQLFEKADKEASADKVTQQKKKNEPKDIRNFDYTARSWTGKSPKQFLIDWVRKNLPKSPPPAFHKVAAGRYWRCKVRVQRTEDVLEVCPTILTEDSMQAQHLGATLALYNLVKGQSVHQLLPPTYRDVWLEWRDGEQQQKEETRSAANKPRDQFIARLLTRLKQQQPHHGLESQSDSPTWLSAAADEEAEDSWESLATLDIVEKGGGDVEGKMEGRGGGSEQDEALRMARGLLMNLRTSPLALRLLADREQLPVFQHRQRVLEALQRHRVVVVAGETGSGKSTQIPQFLLDELLLAGEAARPCNVVVTQPRRISAMSLACRVSQELGCQDGPGSKSSLCGYQIRMENQSGEWTRLLYCTTGVLLRKLQHDRHLSNLTHIIVDEVHERSVQSDFLLTILKDVVSRRADLRLILMSATADCHKFSNYFNRCPVLNIPGRTFPVEVFHLEDIVEETGYVLEKDSEYCQKVLEEEVSVAVTQKGGKTLQHQEVIVRDSSPCWDLGPDLDHFSSRTRQVLQYMNPNKINMDLLVELISYLDKAPQFTALDGAVLVFLPGLAHIQQLFDLLSSDKRFKDKNRYRIVPLHSTLSSKEQAAAFTLPPAGVRKIVLSTNIAETGVTIPDVVFVIDTGKTKENKYHESSQMSSLVETFVSKASALQRQGRAGRVRNGFCFRLYPKYRFDSFMEYSIPEILRVPLEELCLHIMKCEYGSPEEFLSGALDAPQPQSVMNAVNLLRKIGACQPGRHLLTPLGQHLANLPVNVKIGKMLIYSAILGCLEPIATIAAAITEKSPFSTPMNRKEEANLAKAALALANSDHMTIYNAYLGWKNSQNEGYKAEMSFCRKHFLNRAALATIEDVKQELMKMMEQAGFCSSRPPRPPAASKPPASLLAAALTAGLYDSVARLLCVTSVDVLERVACSAETPQGRAQVHPSSVNRNLQTHGWLLYQEKVKYTKIYLRDTTLVSPFPMLLFGGDIDIQHRERLITLDGWIHFQAPVRIGVIFKHLRKLLDSLLEKKLENPRMNLEGEKTIQIILELINSEKTA from the exons ATGGGTGGTAAGAAGAAGAAATCAACCCCGCCGGTGGTTGCTGTTACCGCGGGTACCCCGGCGGCATCAGGCCGGGCTAGCGTTCCCACAGTCGGGAACGGTGCTACGGACGAGCCGAAGAAGCAACCGGGGAGCAGCAAGCTGAGCAAAGCAGCTAAGGATAACAAGCCTAAAG GTCCAAAGACCTACAGTCTGACTAACACTGCCCAAGTGGATACAGGAGGTGTGACGGACAAATCCATCCTAAAA GTTTCCATCCAGGCAGATTTGGAGAAAAAGATCATAAAGCTGATCAATGACTTCCGGCAGGAGATTGGCGACAAAGGGCCGGTGTCGGGCAGACTCACCAACAAGAAACTTTTG GATTTGTACACAGCCCTGCAGAAGTTCAACTTCAAGCGGGAGCATATCGAGGAAGCCATGAAGAGCAGCGTGCTCTACGGCGGCGATCTCCACTCCGCCCTCGACTGGCTCTGCTTGAACCTCAGAGATG AGGAGCTGCCCGAAGGTTTCAGCCAGCAGATGCAGGAGGAGAGCCAGAGAAGCAGGCCTAAGTTCCAGCCTCCTGCGCGACCCCGAACTCCAAGCCCCGAGCTACCCAAAACACCCCCTTCCAAAGACACCAGCAAG gcgtgcgtaaaagatGATGACGCTCGCATGAAGGACTGGATCTTAAGGTACGCCGAGCAGAGCAGCGATGACGACGATGAGGAGGAGGGCGAAGGAGAGAAGATCTCGCAACGCAACCCGGAATTGGACCAAAAGTTTGATCCG AACGACAGATATTTGATCTTGACTGCTCAGCTGTACGACGCTAAAGAAATGGCGATGGCGGCCAAAACCAAAGGAGACAAGGCGGCCCAGCGGATGGCGCAAGACCGAATTCGCATCATACAGCAag AAATGAAGCCACTAGAGTCGCACCCTGTATTCAACCCTGCCATTAAAGTGGTGGAGGCACCCCAAAAGGAAAAGATGACGCCTTCCGGCAACCAGGACAAAGACGAAATCGGTTTCCAATTGTTTGAAAAGGCGGATAAAGAGGCCTCGGCAGACAAAG TCACGCAACAAAAGAAGAAGAACGAACCAAAGGACATTCGTAACTTTGACTACACGGCACGCAGTTGGACAGGCAAGTCCCCAAAACAGTTCCTCATCGACTGGGTGCGGAAAAATCTTCCCAAGAGTCCTCCGCCGGCCTTCCACAAAGTTGCTGCAGGCAGATACTGGAGGTGCAA GGTCCGCGTTCAGAGGACGGAGGACGTCTTGGAAGTTTGTCCCACCATCCTGACCGAGGACAGCATGCAGGCTCAGCATTTGGGCGCCACCTTAGCACTCTACAACCTGGTGAAAGGACAG TCGGTGCACCAGCTCCTCCCCCCAACCTACcgggacgtgtggctggagtGGCGGGACGGCGAGCAGCAGCAGAAAGAAGAGACGCGCAGCGCCGCCAACAAGCCCCGAGACCAGTTCATCGCCCGACTCCTGACCCGCCTCAAGCAACAGCAGCCCCACCACGGGCTCGAGTCACAATCCGACAGCCCCACCTGGCTTAGCGCCGCCGCAGATGAGGAAGCGGAGGACTCCTGGGAGAGCCTTGCCACCCTTGATATCGTGGAGAAAGGGGGAGGAGATGTGGAGGGGAAGATGGAGGGAAGGGGTGGTGGGAGCGAGCAGGACGAAGCGCTGAGGATGGCAAGAGGACTCCTCATGAACCTCAGGACGTCCCCTCTGGCTCTGAGACTCCTG GCGGACCGAGAGCAGCTTCCCGTCTTCCAGCACCGCCAACGCGTCCTGGAGGCTTTGCAGCGCCAccgtgtggtggtggtggccggCGAGACCGGCAGCGGCAAAAGCACGCAGATCCCGCAGTTCCTCCTTGACGAGCTGCTGCTCGCCGGCGAGGCGGCCCGACCCTGCAACGTCGTCGTCACGCAGCCCCGACGGATCTCCGCCATGAGTCTGGCCTGCAGGGTCAGCCAGGAGCTCGGCTGCCAGGACGGtccggggtcaaag TCGTCGCTGTGCGGCTACCAGATCAGAATGGAGAACCAGTCGGGCGAGTGGACTCGCTTGTTATACTGCACCACCGGAGTTCTGCTGCGAAAGCTCCAGCACGACAGACACCTCAGCAATCTGACCCACATCATCGTGGACGAG GTGCACGAGCGCAGCGTCCAGTCCGACTTCCTGCTCACCATCCTGAAGGACGTGGTTTCCAGGCGGGCAGACCTGCGGCTGATCCTCATGAGCGCCACCGCCGACTGCCACAAATTCTCAAACTACTTCAACCGCTGCCCCGTCCTCAACATCCCGGGACGGACTTTCCCGGTGGAA GTCTTCCATTTAGAGGACATTGTAGAGGAGACAGGCTACGTCCTGGAGAAGGACTCGGAGTACTGCCAGAAGGTCCTGGAAGAGGAAGTCAGTGTCGCCGTCACACAAAAAGGCGGAAAGACATTACAGCACCAG GAGGTGATCGTGAGGGACTCGTCGCCATGCTGGGATTTAGGTCCCGACTTGGACCACTTCAGCAGCAGGACTCGCCAGGTGCTGCAGTACATGAACCCCAACAAGATCAACATGGACCTACTGGTGGAGCTCATCAGCTACCTCG ATAAAGCTCCACAATTCACAGCGCTAGATGGCGCTGTTCTGGTCTTTCTGCCTGGTCTGGCTCACATCCAGCAGTTGTTTGACCTGCTGTCCTCTGACAAGCGCTTTAAGGACAAAAACAG GTACAGGATTGTCCCCCTGCACTCTACGCTGTCATCGAAGGAGCAGGCTGCGGCTTTCACGTTGCCTCCGGCTGGCGTCAGGAAG attgtgtTGTCCACCAACATTGCAGAGACAGGCGTGACCATCCCCGACGTTGTGTTTGTCATCGACACGGGAAAAACCAAAGAGAACAA GTACCACGAAAGCAGCCAGATGAGCTCCCTGGTGGAGACGTTTGTGTCCAAAGCCAGCGCCCTCCAGAGGCAGGGCAGAGCAGGACGTGTCCGTAACGGCTTCTGCTTCAGACTCTACCCCAAGTACAG ATTTGACTCATTTATGGAATACTCCATTCCAGAGATACTTCGAGTACCCCTGGAGGAGCTCTGCTTGCATATTATG AAATGTGAGTACGGCTCCCCGGAAGAGTTCCTGAGCGGCGCTCTGGACGCCCCGCAGCCTCAGTCCGTGATGAACGCCGTCAACCTGCTGCGGAAGATCGGCGCCTGTCAGCCCGGCCGCCACCTGCTCACCCCGCTGGGGCAACATCTGGCCAACCTGCCGGTCAACGTCAAGATTGGCAAGATGCTCATCTACAGCGCCATCTTGGGCTGCCTGGAACCCATT GCGACCATTGCGGCGGCCATCACGGAGAAGTCTCCTTTCTCCACGCCCATGAACAGGAAGGAGGAAGCCAACCTGGCCAAAGCTGCGCTGGCATTGGCCAACTCTGACCacatgaccatctacaacgcaTATCTCGG CTGGAAGAATTCCCAAAATGAAGGATACAAAGCAGAAATGTCCTTTTGCCGGAAACACTTCCTCAACCGTGCCGCTCTTGCCACTatagag GACGTGAAGCAGGAGCTGATGAAGATGATGGAGCAGGCGGGCTTCTGCTCATCGCGGCCGCCTCGGCCCCCCGCGGCGTCCAAACCGCCGGCGTCGCTTCTGGCGGCGGCGCTGACGGCGGGGCTGTACGACAGCGTGGCGCGGCTGTTGTGCGTCACCTCCGTGGACGTGCTGGAGCGAGTGGCGTGCTCGGCGGAGACGCCGCAGGGTCGAGCGCAGGTCCACCCGTCGTCCGTCAACCGCAACCTGCAGACGCACGGCTGGCTGCTCTACCAAGAGAAG GTGAAGTACACCAAGATCTACCTGCGGGACACTACTCTCGTATCTCCGTTCCCCATGCTGCTCTTTGGAGGGGACATCGACATTCAGCACAGGGAACGTCTCATCACGCTGGACGGATGGATCCACTTCCAG GCTCCCGTGCGCATCGGCGTGATCTTCAAACACTTGAGGAAGCTTCTGGACTCATTGCTGGAGAAGAAGCTCGAGAACCCACGCATGAATTTAGAAG GTGAGAAGACCATCCAAATCATCTTGGAGCTGATTAATTCGGAGAAAACGGCGTGA
- the LOC133163943 gene encoding Golgi phosphoprotein 3-like yields MSSLTQRNSGLVQRRTEATRSAAADKEREPDADEEDARRGEEDEDDKGDSKETRLTLMEEVLLLGLKDREGYTSFWNDCISSGLRGCMLVELALRGRLQLEACGMRRKSLLSRKVICKSDAPTGDVLLDEALKHIKETQPPETVQSWVELLSGETWSPFKLHYQLRNVRERLAKNLVEKGVLTTEKQNFLLFDMTTHPLTNSTIKQRLVKKVQDSVLEKWVNDPHRMDKRLLSLILLAHSSDVLENAFAPLHDEQYDLGMKRVHTLLELEPEKESAKPGANELMWAVVAAFTK; encoded by the exons ATGTCCTCTCTGACGCAGAGAAACTCGGGCCTCGTCCAGCGGCGAACCGAGGCCACACGTAGCGCCGCCGCCGACAAGGAGAGGGAGCCCGACGCGGATGAGGAGGACGCGCGCCGCggcgaggaggacgaggacgacAAGGGGGACTCGAAGGAGACCCGACTCACGCTCATGGAGGAGGTCCTGCTCCTGGGCCTCAAGGACCGAGAG GGCTACACGTCCTTCTGGAACGACTGCATTTCGTCCGGCCTCCGAGGCTGCATGCTCGTCGAGTTGGCCCTCCGGGGGAGGCTCCAGCTGGAGGCCTGCGGCATGAGGAGGAAAAGTCTGCTCTCCAGAAAG GTGATCTGCAAGTCTGATGCTCCGACCGGAGACGTGCTTCTGGATGAGGCCTTGAAGCACATTAAGGAGACGCAGCCTCCCGAGACGGTGCAGAGCTGGGTAGAGCTACTGAGCG GAGAGACCTGGAGTCCCTTTAAGCTGCACTACCAGCTGCGTAACGTCCGGGAACGACTGGCCAAAAACCTGGTTGAGAAAGGCGTCCTCACCACGGAGAAACAGAACTTCCTGCTTTTCGATATGACTACCCATCCGCTTACTAACAGCACCATCAAACAG CGGCTGGTGAAGAAGGTCCAGGACTCTGTTCTGGAGAAGTGGGTGAACGACCCTCACCGCATGGACAAGCGCTTGCTGTCTCTGATCCTGCTGGCGCACTCGTCGGACGTCCTGGAGAACGCCTTCGCGCCGCTGCACGACGAGCAGTACGACCTGGGCATGAAGAGAGTGCACACGCTCTTGGAGCTGGAGCCCGAGAAGGAGAGCGCCAAGCCTGGCGCCAATGAACTCATGTGGGCCGTGGTGGCCGCCTTCACCAAATGA